AGTTATACACCGGGATGTCAAGACCAGCAACATCTTGCTTGACAGCAGCTTCCACGTGAAAGTTGCTGATTTTGGACTGTCACGGCTCTTCCCACTCGACGCCACCCATGTATCTACTGCTCCGCAAGGCACCCCTGGTTATGTTGATCCTTTCTACCACCAGTGCTACCAGCTCACGGACAAGAGTGATGTCTATAGCTTTGGGGTAGTACTGGCAGAGCTCATATCAGCAAAACCGGCTGTCGACACCAATAGGACACTTCATGAGATTAATTTGTCCAACATGACAATTAGTAAGATCCAGAATTGCCAACTGGAGCAGCTGGTGGATCCAATTCTCGGGTATCAGTCAGATTGGGAGATGAAGACGATGATCACCGTGGTGGCTGAGCTAGCATTCAGGTGCTTGCAATTAGAGAGGGAGATGAGACCAACAATTAAGGAGGTTCTGGAGGTGTTGAGAGATATAGAGAGTGGAGAGTATAAGACCAAGAAAGTGGTGGAGGCTGATGTTCCAGTGAAAGAAGACGCCAGCTTGCTGAAAAATGCTCTACCTTATTCCCCGGATTCTGTTACAGGGAGATGGGAAAGCAGGTCGACAACACCTCCCACTAGTGAGTGAGGTACCATTCTTCGCCCCGGATACTTGGACTCACCTGATATTGTACCACAATATTAATTAATGCAGAAAGAACTGGAGAAGTTTTATCCATCATTTAATAATTGAAGAAATTGGATCAAAGCTTCCCATCACATGTAGTTGGAGATAGTTGGAGATGGCTGGAGCTTGGAGGTCGATCGACCGAGGCAGAGGCGGTGGAGGATCTCGTCGTGGACGCTCTGGTGGTCGAGGTCGTCGACTGGGAACGCGGTTCCCCTTGGTGCTCCTAGGAATCCTTGGGGTTCCATTATCCATGTTGGATCCCTTAGTGCCTCTCAAAAAGCAGGGGACTCCTGATGTTGACATAGCCGAGGGTGTCATTCCTACCTCCACCAATCATCAAGGAACTTTGAAGAAGACCTGGAGTGATctgcttaaatctgaccctcccATCAACATCCAAAAGAACAGCTTTCACTCCGGCCTTAACTCCGGCCATCGCTCCTCTGTCTTTAAAAGGGAGTTGGTAAAGAAACCAATGACCTCTGGGACTAGAAGAGCTGAGGCGTTCCCCAAAGGCTGTTGCTTTCGCTGTGGGGGCCGTGGGCACTATTGGCGAGAGTGTCGAAATGGGGTCGTCTGCTTTATCTGTCGAGGCATAGGCCATTCTTCATGCACCTGTGGtcttggaaggaagaagatggaattAAATGAGGTGGTATTTTCTCCTGAGAAGCTGGAGTCTTCACAAGTGTTCCTCCCCACTCAGGTGGGACCAACTCCTCCCCAACATCCACCTGTTCCTCCCCAACTCACAAGCTGCAACTCAGAGTTCGCCTGGAGCTTTATGGTCTTCCCTTGCATGCTTGGGATACGAAATCGGTCCGGAGAATAATCTCCAGATTTGCTCTCCTTGAATCTGTTAGCCCTAGAAGTCTTGGTGGTCAGAATCTGACCTTCTTTGAAGCCTCGGTCTTCTGTGAAAGGGTGGAGGATGTTCCAtattccattcatgttgtcttggTTACCATCGAAGATGTAAGGGCTGCAAGATCCCTGCCTTGTGGTATCTCGCCGAGATTTGATTGGGAAATGGATTGGTTCCTTCCGCAATCGTTCTCGGCCGATGTCAACCCATCGACTCAAGCTCCATCGGAGACCGGTTTTAGAGGCGGTGTGTCTGCCTTTGCCAATCCGACTCGATCCGGCGAGGAGGATGTGGGTGAAAAAGAAGAAAGTCTTCCTGGAATAGAGCACACTATTGACTTGAGGCAGCCTGGGTACCTGGTGGATATTTCTTCTTCGCCTTTGAGAGTGACCGTCTTGCACCCTTCTTTGATCTTTCCTTCCTCTGAACCCGGGCGTTTGAGTGAGAAGGCGGCAAGGTCACGTGTGGTCAGCCACGATCCCCCTCCGGAGCAGACACCGGAGATTTTTAAAGGCAAAAATATTGTGGTGGAATGCGGCGATGAAGGGACATCATCACCTCCCCTGGTGAGTGAGGCCTCTACCCCCTCCCCTCCGGTGACGGCGAGTCTGGTTCTTTGTTAGTCCGTGGGGCTGACCCAAACTAGAACGGTTCAAGGTTTGAACCGGCTTCAAGTTCAAATTGTCACCAATTTGAAGGAATTTCAGAATTTGAGGGGCTCGACAAGCTTGCTTGTGAGTCAGACTTGATTTCCTTTGGCAGTCCCTTACCTCCCATCATGGAAAAAGAAGCTCAAAAAGTTACTGTGAAGAGCCCCCACTCTGACCGGTCCCTGCTGCCTCCACAGCcgacttttaatgagttgcttgaaCACCTTTACCGGGAAGTGGACGCTAAAGTGGAGAGACGTGATTTCGTGCAAGAAGGAAATGCCACGTTGGAAGCCTCATCAAACTCACTGTCGGCTAATGTGAACATGATCGAGGCGCCTTTAACTGCACAGGTGGATGTTGGGGAGGAGTTGGTCCCACCTGACTCAGCTAAGTCGAGCGGGTTAAGAGAGGTACAGCCGATCTTGAACTTGGAAGTTGTCGAAGAAGCCACAACTCACCTTGCAGTGCCTGTAAGTGGCCCATCCTCTATGCCCATCGCCCAAATCCCATCGACCCACCAGAGCTAGAGCGGTGGGAGCTGTCAAGGAAGCTACGCTCAGCTTTGCTCCGGTGAGAAGATGTCAGAAGAGAACCAGCATTGATGAGGATTGCCTGGATCCTTCTAGACCTCTTAACTCTCTACCACATGAGCTTCTTTTGAAGTGGGGCAAAGCATGTGGGATTGCCTTCTCTGAAGATGTGGCTAAGGAGGTAGTCAACACAATGTTGGACCTTGAAAAGGAGAAAGCAGCTATCATTGCACCCTAATGGCTGCCATCTGGTGCTTTTATGGTATGATTTTTTGTTTGGCTTTGTTCATCATGtatattgtcacgcccccgacccgagattgtaaatcgagggtcgcggtaaccgccgcatactcatgaaaaactctctccataagcatgcaaggcatctcatcacaatatcaatgcatcacagcggaatagatttaaatatttgttatttaactctaattc
The sequence above is a segment of the Elaeis guineensis isolate ETL-2024a chromosome 7, EG11, whole genome shotgun sequence genome. Coding sequences within it:
- the LOC105036449 gene encoding LEAF RUST 10 DISEASE-RESISTANCEUS RECEPTOR-LIKE PROTEIN KINASE-like 1.1, coding for MAINRVGVAVGGLVAVGLLCLQWYKHGKRKQHLTSSILLGPTASSESSFNRGPELGSSQYQTPIFSYEELDEATNGFSTSRELGGGGFGIVYQGKLRDGRVVAIKRLYNHNLKHVEQFMNEVEILSRLRHQNLVSLYGSTSCRSRELLLVYEFVPNGTVADHLHGSRAHDLALSWPIRMSIAIETAEALAYLHAVEPQVIHRDVKTSNILLDSSFHVKVADFGLSRLFPLDATHVSTAPQGTPGYVDPFYHQCYQLTDKSDVYSFGVVLAELISAKPAVDTNRTLHEINLSNMTISKIQNCQLEQLVDPILGYQSDWEMKTMITVVAELAFRCLQLEREMRPTIKEVLEVLRDIESGEYKTKKVVEADVPVKEDASLLKNALPYSPDSVTGRWESRSTTPPTSE